From the genome of Staphylococcus haemolyticus, one region includes:
- the priA gene encoding primosomal protein N': protein MIAKVIVDIPSKSVDFKFDYLIPKNLEAFIQVGVRVVVPFGPRTIQGYVMNIETEPSDDINLEKLKEIKEVQDIKPELTSELIQLSEWISHYHVSKSISVLEVMLPSAIKAKYTKVFEVVKHNDMDEQLLKFFDSDGQYKYKDAQKNDHLPILNKLLKAGTVKEVTLLSQNIKKKTQKAVRIIDGYHPDEVLAKLEKKFKQYDVYAYLLDERHKTVFLKDMEEMGFSKSSIDGLVKKGFIEKYNAEVERDPFANRVFEQEEKRELTSEQRIAYENIKEKINNSEQRTFLLHGVTGSGKTEVYLQTIEEVLNKGKEAMMLVPEIALTPQMVLRFKRRFGDDVAVLHSGLSNGERYDEWQKIRDGRARVSVGARSSIFAPFKNLGIIIIDEEHESTYKQEDYPRYHARDIAEWRSQFHQCPLVLGSATPSLESYARTEKGVYQLLTLPTRVNQQALPSIDIVDMREELSAGNRSMFSNELREAIEDRLRKNEQIVLFLNRRGYASFMLCRDCGYVPQCPHCDISLTYHKSTDQLKCHYCGYHEVPPNKCPNCESSHIRQVGTGTQRVEEILQQEFEEARIIRMDVDTTSRKGAHEKLLNEFEEGKGDILLGTQMIAKGLDYPNITLVGVLNADTMLNLPDFRASERTYQLLTQVAGRAGRHDKPGRVIIQTYNPEHYAIQDVQKNDYLTFYQKEMEYRKIGKYPPYYFLINFTISHKNMKKVMEASKHIHQILLQHLTDRALVLGPSPAAIARINNEHRFQILVKYKSEPELLKALQYLDDYYHEAYLKNKLALKIDINPQILM from the coding sequence ATGATTGCAAAGGTAATAGTAGATATTCCTTCTAAGAGCGTTGACTTCAAATTTGATTATCTTATACCTAAAAATTTAGAAGCGTTTATTCAAGTTGGCGTCAGAGTTGTAGTTCCATTCGGTCCTCGTACAATTCAAGGATACGTGATGAATATTGAAACCGAACCAAGTGATGATATTAATCTTGAAAAACTTAAAGAAATCAAAGAAGTCCAAGATATAAAGCCTGAATTAACTTCTGAATTAATTCAATTAAGTGAATGGATTAGCCATTATCATGTATCAAAAAGTATTTCTGTATTAGAGGTCATGTTACCGAGTGCTATCAAAGCTAAATATACTAAAGTCTTTGAAGTTGTGAAACATAATGATATGGATGAGCAGTTGCTGAAATTTTTTGATTCCGACGGTCAATATAAGTATAAAGATGCTCAAAAAAATGACCATCTTCCTATTTTAAATAAACTCTTAAAGGCTGGGACTGTAAAAGAAGTAACTCTATTATCTCAAAACATTAAAAAGAAAACACAGAAAGCTGTACGTATTATAGATGGATATCATCCAGATGAAGTCCTTGCTAAACTTGAGAAAAAATTCAAACAATATGATGTATATGCTTACCTTCTAGATGAGCGCCATAAAACTGTCTTTTTAAAAGATATGGAAGAAATGGGTTTTTCTAAATCAAGTATTGATGGATTAGTTAAAAAAGGTTTTATTGAAAAATATAATGCTGAAGTAGAGCGTGATCCTTTTGCTAATCGAGTGTTTGAACAAGAAGAGAAACGAGAACTGACTTCAGAACAACGTATTGCTTATGAAAATATTAAAGAGAAAATTAATAATAGTGAACAACGAACATTCTTACTACATGGCGTGACAGGTTCAGGTAAAACTGAAGTTTACTTGCAAACAATTGAAGAAGTACTTAATAAAGGTAAAGAAGCAATGATGTTAGTCCCTGAAATTGCTTTAACACCTCAGATGGTTTTACGATTTAAGCGTCGTTTTGGTGATGATGTAGCAGTATTACATTCTGGCTTATCTAATGGTGAACGGTACGACGAATGGCAAAAGATTAGAGACGGTAGAGCCCGTGTAAGCGTGGGAGCTCGTTCAAGCATTTTTGCCCCTTTTAAAAATTTAGGAATTATCATTATAGATGAAGAACATGAATCAACGTATAAACAAGAGGATTATCCCCGATATCACGCGAGAGATATTGCTGAATGGAGAAGTCAATTTCATCAATGTCCACTAGTCTTAGGAAGTGCAACACCAAGTTTAGAATCATATGCGCGTACTGAAAAAGGTGTGTATCAGCTACTAACGTTACCTACAAGGGTTAATCAACAGGCTTTACCTTCAATAGATATTGTTGACATGAGAGAAGAATTAAGCGCTGGCAATCGTTCGATGTTTTCAAATGAATTACGAGAGGCCATTGAAGATCGATTACGTAAAAATGAGCAAATCGTATTATTTCTTAATCGTCGAGGATATGCATCATTTATGTTATGTCGAGATTGTGGTTATGTACCACAATGTCCACACTGTGATATCTCATTAACCTATCATAAGTCTACGGACCAATTAAAATGTCATTATTGTGGTTATCATGAGGTGCCTCCGAATAAGTGTCCTAATTGTGAGAGTTCGCATATACGTCAGGTAGGGACTGGTACACAACGCGTAGAAGAAATCCTACAACAAGAATTTGAAGAAGCGCGTATTATACGAATGGATGTTGACACGACTTCTAGAAAAGGTGCTCACGAGAAATTACTTAATGAATTTGAAGAAGGTAAGGGCGATATTTTATTAGGTACGCAAATGATTGCAAAAGGGTTGGACTATCCCAATATTACATTAGTAGGTGTTTTGAACGCAGATACAATGTTAAATCTACCTGATTTTCGTGCTAGTGAACGAACGTATCAACTATTAACGCAAGTAGCTGGAAGAGCGGGGCGTCATGATAAACCGGGTAGAGTTATTATTCAAACATACAACCCAGAACACTATGCTATTCAAGATGTTCAAAAGAATGATTATCTAACCTTTTATCAAAAAGAGATGGAATACAGAAAGATAGGTAAATATCCACCATACTACTTCTTAATTAATTTTACGATATCTCATAAAAATATGAAAAAAGTGATGGAGGCCTCCAAACATATTCATCAAATTTTATTACAACATCTAACGGATCGCGCGTTAGTATTAGGGCCATCTCCAGCAGCCATCGCACGAATCAACAATGAACATCGTTTTCAAATTTTAGTTAAATATAAGAGCGAACCAGAATTACTGAAAGCACTTCAATATTTAGATGATTATTATCATGAAGCTTATTTAAAGAATAAGCTAGCATTAAAAATAGACATTAATCCGCAAATATTAATGTAA
- the rsmB gene encoding 16S rRNA (cytosine(967)-C(5))-methyltransferase RsmB has protein sequence MTQSVRELAFQTIQEIFNDYAYSNLRINEVLSTGDVSDIDKPLYTELVYGTVKRKMTLDFYLRPFVKTKIKSWVRQLLWMSLYQYIYLDKVPNHAIINEAVNIAKHRGGPHNGNVVNAILRTIFRSELPSLESIKNDKQRMAVEYSIPKWIIEHWITHYGVETTRKMASSFFDQTAGTVRVNTSKNKVEDVVSSLQSEGYEVEVDELIPYCLHLKGHPIIESSNFKNGNISIQDKSSMFVGYLMGVEENDVILDACSAPGGKACHIAELLAPSGHVDATDIHKHKIGLIKENIVKLQLNNIKAFDHDATKPYKDVYDKILVDAPCSGLGVLRHKPEIKYVQTQQDIQDLVELQLEILDNVKDNLKPGGTLVYSTCTIEQLENENVIYTFLKNNKDFEFELMTHPVTGEQVKTIQILPQDFNSDGFFITKIKRKES, from the coding sequence ATGACACAATCAGTGAGAGAATTAGCGTTTCAAACAATTCAAGAAATATTTAATGACTACGCATACAGTAATCTGAGAATCAATGAAGTATTGTCAACTGGCGACGTTTCTGATATTGATAAACCATTGTATACTGAACTCGTATATGGGACTGTAAAGAGAAAAATGACATTGGATTTCTATCTTAGACCTTTTGTAAAGACTAAAATAAAAAGTTGGGTCAGACAGCTATTATGGATGAGTTTGTATCAATATATTTATCTAGATAAAGTACCCAATCATGCCATTATCAATGAAGCGGTAAATATTGCAAAACATCGTGGGGGCCCTCATAACGGTAACGTTGTAAATGCAATATTGAGAACAATATTTAGAAGTGAATTGCCAAGTTTAGAATCTATTAAGAATGATAAACAACGTATGGCCGTTGAATATAGCATTCCAAAGTGGATTATTGAACATTGGATTACGCACTATGGTGTTGAAACGACACGAAAGATGGCATCATCATTTTTTGATCAAACTGCGGGTACAGTACGTGTTAATACAAGTAAAAATAAAGTTGAAGATGTCGTGTCAAGTTTACAAAGTGAAGGATATGAAGTTGAAGTCGATGAATTGATTCCATATTGTTTACATTTAAAAGGGCATCCAATTATTGAATCTTCAAACTTTAAGAATGGTAATATTTCTATTCAAGATAAAAGCTCAATGTTTGTAGGATATTTGATGGGTGTTGAAGAAAATGACGTTATTTTAGATGCTTGTAGTGCACCTGGAGGTAAAGCGTGTCACATAGCTGAGTTATTGGCGCCAAGTGGTCACGTGGATGCCACAGATATCCATAAGCATAAAATTGGTTTAATAAAAGAAAACATTGTAAAGTTACAACTTAATAACATTAAAGCTTTTGATCATGATGCAACAAAACCTTACAAAGATGTATATGACAAAATTCTCGTCGATGCACCGTGTAGTGGTTTAGGTGTGCTTAGACATAAGCCAGAAATTAAATATGTTCAAACGCAACAAGATATTCAAGACTTAGTTGAATTACAATTAGAGATATTAGACAATGTAAAAGATAACTTGAAACCTGGTGGTACACTAGTTTATTCAACATGCACTATTGAACAACTTGAAAATGAAAATGTTATTTATACATTTTTAAAAAATAATAAAGACTTCGAATTTGAACTTATGACTCACCCAGTTACCGGTGAACAAGTGAAGACAATACAAATTCTACCCCAAGACTTTAATTCGGATGGCTTTTTCATCACTAAAATAAAAAGAAAGGAAAGTTAA
- a CDS encoding peptide deformylase: protein MAIQKLVQSTHPVLTKQAQPIKAYDATLKDLLLDLEDTLYAEEASALCAPQIGISKQVAIIDMEVEGLLQLINPKIKSESNDKIIDLEGSVNLPGIYGEVERSKMITIEANDLEGNTIELTAYDDVARMILHIVDQMNGIPFTKRAQHLLTDEEVEAYFEND, encoded by the coding sequence ATGGCGATACAAAAATTAGTCCAGTCAACGCATCCTGTATTAACTAAACAAGCACAACCTATTAAAGCGTATGATGCTACATTAAAAGATTTATTATTAGATTTGGAAGATACATTATATGCAGAAGAGGCCTCAGCTTTATGTGCGCCTCAAATCGGCATAAGTAAACAAGTAGCTATCATTGATATGGAAGTTGAAGGATTATTGCAACTAATCAATCCTAAAATTAAATCAGAATCCAATGATAAAATAATCGATCTTGAAGGCTCTGTAAATTTACCGGGTATATATGGAGAAGTTGAACGTAGTAAAATGATCACAATTGAAGCGAATGATTTAGAAGGTAATACGATTGAACTAACTGCATATGACGATGTAGCTAGAATGATACTGCACATAGTCGATCAAATGAATGGTATACCATTTACAAAACGTGCACAGCATTTATTAACTGATGAAGAAGTGGAGGCGTATTTTGAAAATGACTAA
- the rlmN gene encoding 23S rRNA (adenine(2503)-C(2))-methyltransferase RlmN produces MITTEKKKKNKFLPDFEKQSIYSLRYDEMQEWLVEHGQQKFRAKQIFEWLYQKRVDSIDDMTNLSKDLRQVLKDNFAMTTLTTVVKQESKDGTIKFLFELQDGYTIETVLMRHDYGNSVCVTTQVGCRIGCTFCASTLGGLKRNLEAGEIVSQVLTVQKALDATDERVSQIVIMGIGEPFENYDEMMDFLRIVNDDNSLNIGARHITVSTSGIIPRIYDFAEEDIQINFAVSLHAAKDEIRSKLMPINRAYHVDKLMEAIKYYQEKTNRRVTFEYGLFGGVNDQLEHARDLAHLIKDLNCHVNLIPVNHVPERNYVKTPKDDIFKFEKELKRLGINATIRREQGSDIDAACGQLRAKERQVETR; encoded by the coding sequence ATGATAACTACTGAAAAAAAGAAGAAAAATAAATTCTTGCCTGATTTTGAAAAACAGTCGATTTACTCATTAAGATATGATGAAATGCAAGAATGGTTAGTAGAACACGGCCAACAAAAATTTAGAGCCAAACAAATATTTGAATGGTTATATCAAAAGCGCGTAGATAGCATTGATGACATGACAAATTTATCCAAAGATTTGCGTCAAGTTTTAAAAGATAATTTTGCAATGACAACATTAACTACTGTTGTTAAACAAGAAAGTAAAGATGGAACAATTAAATTCCTATTTGAACTACAAGATGGCTATACTATTGAAACCGTATTAATGCGTCATGACTATGGGAATTCAGTTTGTGTGACAACTCAAGTTGGTTGTCGTATCGGTTGTACATTCTGTGCCTCAACATTAGGAGGCTTAAAACGTAATTTAGAAGCTGGAGAAATTGTTTCACAAGTCTTAACAGTTCAAAAAGCATTAGATGCAACGGATGAACGTGTATCACAAATTGTTATAATGGGTATTGGTGAACCTTTTGAGAATTATGATGAAATGATGGATTTCTTACGTATAGTTAATGATGACAACAGTTTAAACATCGGTGCACGCCATATTACAGTTTCAACATCAGGTATTATTCCACGTATTTATGATTTTGCCGAAGAAGACATTCAAATTAACTTTGCCGTAAGTTTGCATGCAGCTAAGGATGAAATTCGATCTAAATTAATGCCGATTAACAGAGCATATCATGTAGATAAATTAATGGAAGCAATCAAATATTATCAAGAAAAAACAAATCGCCGTGTGACATTTGAATATGGATTGTTCGGTGGCGTAAATGATCAACTAGAGCACGCACGTGATTTAGCGCATCTTATTAAAGATTTGAATTGTCATGTTAACTTAATCCCAGTTAATCATGTTCCAGAACGAAATTACGTCAAAACACCTAAAGACGATATTTTTAAATTTGAAAAAGAACTAAAACGATTAGGTATTAATGCTACAATTAGAAGAGAACAAGGATCAGATATTGACGCAGCATGTGGACAATTAAGAGCGAAGGAACGACAAGTAGAAACGAGGTAA
- the pknB gene encoding Stk1 family PASTA domain-containing Ser/Thr kinase yields the protein MIGKIVSERYKIVDKLGGGGMSTVYLAEDTILNREVAIKAISIPQNEKEETMKRFEREVNNATQLSHENIVEVYDVQEDEECFFLIMEYIDGPTLSEYIHSHGPLSVDTAIDFTNQILKGVAQAHEKLIIHRDIKPQNILIDKNKTLKIFDFGIAKALSETSMTQTNHVLGTVQYLSPEQAKGETTNEATDIYSIGIVLYEMLVGEPPFNGETAVSIAIKHIQDSIPNVTELRSEIPQSLSNVVLRATEKKASDRYQSVKDMKEDLSSVLVSSRANEKKHSIEEDETNTVSIDRQDIKSKIKEENEQKQIAQTMQIPIVNEHHFQTSEAQIYEPPKKKRSKKKKFAIALILLLLVASLFGFIAMGMFGSKYAEVPDLKGKTEKEAEKILRQSHLEIGNISRDYSDDYPENKIIKTKPKQGERVNQHEKVDIVLSKGPERAKMPNVIGMKKVDALDKLKQSKLDHVTVNQEYNNQVPKGAIAKQSVNPDSYVRINDHQITLTESLGVKKVYVKNYENKNYQTAKKELEKNGLKVQMTTESSNNVKKDNIISQSPKNTEVEEGSTVQFIVSKGKTSSKDEDKDSEKSKSSSEDKSDDTQKVKNYTETYHIPYTGDDESQKVQVYIRDKDNSGTSASQTFSIKDDKTITIPLKIEQGSDAGYTIRVDGDVIADKDIEY from the coding sequence ATGATTGGAAAGATAGTTAGTGAACGTTACAAAATAGTAGATAAGCTTGGTGGCGGGGGTATGAGTACCGTTTACTTAGCAGAAGATACCATTTTAAATCGTGAAGTAGCGATTAAAGCAATCTCTATTCCTCAGAATGAAAAAGAAGAAACGATGAAGCGTTTCGAACGAGAAGTTAACAATGCGACACAACTTTCACATGAAAACATTGTTGAAGTATATGATGTTCAAGAAGATGAAGAGTGCTTCTTTCTAATTATGGAATATATAGATGGACCTACTTTATCAGAATATATACATAGCCATGGACCTTTAAGTGTAGATACAGCCATTGATTTCACGAATCAGATTTTAAAAGGTGTGGCACAAGCGCATGAAAAACTTATCATACATAGAGATATAAAACCTCAGAACATTTTAATTGATAAGAACAAAACACTAAAAATCTTTGACTTTGGAATTGCAAAGGCGTTAAGTGAAACATCTATGACACAGACGAATCATGTATTAGGAACAGTTCAGTATCTTTCACCAGAACAAGCTAAAGGTGAAACTACGAATGAAGCAACTGATATCTATTCCATCGGTATCGTTCTTTACGAAATGTTAGTTGGTGAACCGCCTTTTAATGGTGAGACAGCCGTTAGTATCGCAATAAAACATATTCAAGATTCAATTCCAAACGTAACGGAGTTAAGATCTGAAATACCTCAATCACTAAGTAATGTCGTACTTAGAGCAACGGAGAAGAAAGCCTCTGATCGCTATCAAAGTGTTAAAGATATGAAAGAAGATTTAAGTAGTGTGCTTGTGTCTAGTCGTGCTAATGAAAAGAAGCATTCTATTGAAGAAGATGAGACTAATACGGTATCGATTGATAGACAAGATATTAAAAGTAAAATAAAAGAAGAAAATGAACAAAAACAAATTGCACAAACGATGCAAATACCGATTGTTAATGAGCATCATTTTCAAACGAGCGAAGCACAAATCTATGAACCACCTAAGAAAAAACGTTCAAAAAAGAAGAAATTCGCTATTGCGCTTATTTTACTTTTATTAGTCGCAAGTTTATTTGGTTTTATAGCGATGGGCATGTTTGGTAGTAAATATGCGGAAGTGCCTGATCTTAAAGGTAAAACTGAAAAAGAAGCGGAAAAAATACTGCGACAATCTCATTTAGAAATTGGTAATATCTCTAGAGATTACAGTGATGATTATCCGGAAAATAAAATAATAAAGACTAAACCAAAACAAGGTGAAAGAGTTAATCAGCATGAAAAAGTAGATATTGTGCTTTCAAAAGGGCCTGAACGTGCTAAAATGCCTAATGTTATAGGCATGAAAAAAGTAGATGCATTAGATAAATTGAAACAATCTAAACTTGATCATGTGACAGTCAATCAAGAATATAATAATCAAGTACCTAAAGGTGCTATAGCTAAGCAAAGTGTTAATCCTGATAGTTATGTTCGCATAAACGATCATCAAATTACTTTAACCGAATCATTAGGTGTTAAAAAGGTATATGTTAAAAATTATGAAAATAAAAATTATCAAACTGCAAAGAAAGAACTTGAAAAAAATGGTCTGAAAGTACAAATGACGACAGAATCAAGTAATAATGTTAAAAAAGATAATATTATTTCACAAAGCCCTAAAAATACAGAGGTTGAAGAGGGAAGTACAGTTCAATTCATTGTTTCAAAAGGAAAAACATCTTCAAAAGATGAAGACAAAGATTCAGAGAAATCTAAATCTTCTAGTGAAGACAAGTCTGATGATACACAAAAAGTTAAGAATTATACAGAAACATATCACATCCCATATACGGGAGATGACGAAAGTCAAAAAGTTCAAGTTTACATTAGAGATAAGGACAATAGTGGCACATCTGCTAGCCAAACGTTTAGTATAAAAGATGACAAAACGATAACGATTCCGCTTAAAATTGAGCAAGGCTCAGACGCGGGCTATACGATCAGAGTTGATGGCGATGTAATTGCAGATAAAGATATAGAATATTAA
- the rsgA gene encoding ribosome small subunit-dependent GTPase A, which yields METGRIIKLISGVYQVDVDGTLYDTKPRGLFRKKKFSPIVGDIVDFEIQNTSEGYIHHVHERHNELKRPPVSNIDGLIIVMSAVEPDFSTQLLDRFLVIAHSYDLEPSILVTKKDLASENEIEQINAWLKIYEEIGYNTQFVGKHTSQQEVVATWPKGLIVLSGQSGVGKSTFINAFKPELNLETNHISKSLNRGKHTTRHVELFERESGFIADTPGFSALDFGHIDKDELKHYFIEMNRFGEECKFRNCNHIKEPKCHVKQQLENGYLAQFRYDHYIQLYNEISNRKVRY from the coding sequence TTGGAAACTGGACGAATTATCAAACTAATTAGTGGTGTCTATCAAGTAGATGTTGATGGAACTTTATATGATACTAAACCACGCGGTCTTTTCAGAAAGAAGAAATTTTCACCAATTGTGGGGGATATTGTTGATTTTGAAATCCAAAACACAAGTGAAGGCTATATTCATCACGTTCATGAGCGTCATAATGAATTGAAACGACCACCAGTTAGTAATATTGATGGCTTAATCATCGTGATGAGCGCTGTAGAACCAGATTTTTCAACGCAATTGTTAGATCGCTTCTTGGTTATTGCGCATTCGTATGATTTAGAACCGAGTATTCTAGTGACTAAAAAGGATTTAGCCTCTGAAAATGAAATTGAACAAATTAATGCTTGGTTAAAAATTTATGAAGAAATTGGTTACAATACGCAATTTGTAGGCAAGCATACGAGTCAACAAGAAGTTGTGGCAACATGGCCTAAAGGGCTCATTGTATTAAGTGGTCAATCAGGTGTAGGTAAATCGACGTTTATCAATGCGTTTAAACCAGAACTAAATTTAGAAACTAATCATATCTCTAAATCACTTAATCGTGGTAAACATACAACTAGACATGTAGAGTTGTTTGAAAGAGAATCTGGTTTTATCGCGGATACACCTGGATTTAGTGCGCTAGATTTCGGTCATATTGATAAAGATGAATTGAAGCATTATTTTATAGAAATGAATCGCTTTGGTGAGGAATGTAAATTTAGAAATTGTAACCACATTAAGGAACCAAAGTGTCATGTCAAACAGCAATTGGAAAATGGTTATTTAGCACAATTTCGCTATGATCACTATATTCAATTATATAATGAAATCTCAAATAGAAAGGTCAGATATTAA
- a CDS encoding Stp1/IreP family PP2C-type Ser/Thr phosphatase yields MLNAQFFTDTGQHRNKNEDAGGIFYNQTQQQLLVLCDGMGGHKAGEIASQFVTYELQKRFEDENFIEYEQAETWLRFNLKEINRELFEYAQTNEEYKGMGTTCVCALVFDKQLVVANIGDSRAYLINSREIEQITYDHSFVNHLVMTGQITEEEAFTHPQRNIITKVMGTDKRVSPDIFTKRFNHYDFIMLNSDGLTDYVRGESIHESFNESLSLEEHGEQLIQLALNHDSKDNISVLIAAIEGDRL; encoded by the coding sequence ATGCTAAACGCACAATTTTTCACAGATACTGGACAACATAGAAATAAAAATGAAGATGCAGGAGGTATTTTTTATAACCAAACCCAACAACAGTTATTAGTATTATGTGATGGTATGGGTGGTCATAAAGCGGGGGAAATTGCAAGTCAGTTTGTTACTTATGAACTTCAAAAACGTTTTGAAGATGAGAATTTTATAGAGTATGAACAAGCCGAAACTTGGTTGCGTTTTAATTTAAAAGAGATTAATCGTGAACTATTTGAATATGCTCAAACTAATGAAGAATACAAAGGTATGGGTACAACATGCGTTTGTGCCCTTGTATTCGATAAACAATTGGTAGTGGCCAATATAGGGGATTCTAGAGCCTATCTAATTAACTCTAGAGAAATTGAACAAATTACTTACGATCATTCGTTTGTAAATCACTTAGTGATGACAGGTCAAATAACTGAAGAAGAAGCTTTTACACACCCGCAACGTAATATTATTACTAAAGTAATGGGGACAGATAAACGAGTGAGTCCAGATATATTTACAAAACGATTTAATCATTATGACTTTATAATGTTAAATTCTGATGGTTTAACGGACTATGTCAGAGGTGAAAGTATTCATGAGTCTTTTAATGAATCATTATCATTAGAAGAACATGGGGAGCAACTAATTCAATTAGCATTAAATCATGATTCAAAAGATAACATCAGTGTCTTAATAGCAGCTATTGAAGGTGATCGTCTATGA
- the fmt gene encoding methionyl-tRNA formyltransferase, which translates to MTKVIFMGTPDFSTKVLEMLIEEHDVIAVVTQPDRPVGRKRVLTPPPVKRVAEEHNLPVFQPEKLAQSDELAQLLQLEPDLIVTAAFGQLLPDQLLQLPKLGAINVHASLLPKYRGGAPIHQAIIDGEAQTGITIMYMVKKLDAGNIISQKAINIEDNDDVGTMHDKLSVLGANLLKETLPSIVNGTNDSISQDDTQATFASNISREDERIDWTMNAKDIHNHIRGLSPWPVGYTTMDDTNLKLYAAHIVHNKKGQPGEIVETTKKAIIVATGSDDAIALTDIQLAGKKRMLASNYLSGVQESLVGKILK; encoded by the coding sequence ATGACTAAAGTGATATTTATGGGGACACCTGATTTTTCAACTAAGGTATTGGAAATGTTAATAGAAGAACACGACGTTATCGCAGTCGTAACGCAACCTGATAGACCAGTGGGACGTAAACGTGTATTAACACCACCACCTGTTAAACGAGTGGCTGAAGAACACAATTTACCTGTGTTTCAACCAGAAAAATTAGCGCAATCTGACGAATTGGCACAACTGTTACAGTTAGAACCTGATTTAATAGTCACTGCAGCATTCGGACAGTTATTGCCTGATCAGTTATTACAATTACCTAAATTAGGTGCTATTAATGTCCATGCATCATTATTACCTAAATACCGTGGTGGTGCGCCCATACATCAAGCAATTATTGATGGTGAAGCTCAAACAGGAATCACGATCATGTATATGGTTAAAAAGTTAGATGCAGGAAATATTATTTCACAGAAAGCTATTAATATTGAAGATAATGACGATGTAGGTACGATGCATGATAAGCTTAGTGTACTCGGTGCTAATCTACTAAAAGAAACGCTACCTTCAATTGTAAATGGTACTAATGATAGTATTTCACAAGATGACACACAAGCAACATTCGCTTCAAATATTAGCAGAGAAGACGAACGAATTGATTGGACTATGAATGCAAAAGATATTCATAATCATATTCGTGGCTTATCACCATGGCCAGTTGGCTACACTACAATGGATGATACAAACTTGAAATTGTATGCTGCACATATCGTGCATAACAAAAAAGGGCAACCAGGGGAAATCGTCGAAACGACTAAAAAGGCAATCATTGTTGCGACAGGCTCAGATGATGCAATTGCTTTAACAGATATTCAATTAGCCGGCAAGAAACGTATGTTGGCATCAAATTATTTAAGCGGTGTTCAAGAATCGCTAGTTGGGAAAATATTAAAATGA
- a CDS encoding TM2 domain-containing protein, with translation MEVNKIIYIVLAFFLGGFGVHKFYAGKTMSGFLHLAFFWTGIPHIIAIISGVLTLLRPADENGNVVM, from the coding sequence ATGGAAGTAAATAAAATTATATACATTGTGCTTGCATTCTTTTTAGGCGGTTTCGGCGTTCATAAATTTTATGCCGGTAAAACAATGTCAGGATTTTTACACTTAGCCTTTTTCTGGACAGGAATTCCACACATTATCGCAATTATTAGTGGCGTTCTAACATTATTAAGACCAGCAGATGAAAACGGAAATGTTGTAATGTAA